The nucleotide sequence TGTCGGTAATGACGGCGGTAAGCTTGCCGTCCTTGGTCAGGCGGTAGACGTTGGTGGTGGCCTGCTCGGGCTTTTCCTTCTTGCCTTCCCACTCGCCATTGATGCCGAACAGCGGATCAGTGAACCAGATGGTGTCGTCGGATTTGACCACGATGTCGTTCGGCGCATTCAGCCGCTTGCCCTCGAATTTGTCGGCCAGCACCGTGATCTTGCCGTCCTTCTCGGTGCGCGTGATGCGGCGGGTGACCGAGTGCTCGCAGGTGACGAGCCGGCCCTGACGGTCGCGCGCGTTGCCGTTGGCGTAATTGGCATTGGCGCGGAAGACGCTGGTCTGGTTGGTCTTCTCGTCGAACTTCATGATGCGGTTGTTGGGGATGTCGGAGAACAGGAGATAGCCGCCTTCAGGGAAGTAGGCCGGGCCTTCGGCCCAGCGCATGCCGGTCGCGACCTGTTCGACAGTCGAGGAATAGATCCGGTATTTGGCGAAGCTCGGATCAAGAATCTGCACCGCCGGATCCGGATAGCGCTGGTTCGGCGTGAACGGGAACGATTGCGCGCCGGCAGCGCGGCCGAGAAGCGTCGAAGCGGCGGCGGCGCCTGCCCCTGCGAGCAGATTGCGTCGTGACATGTTCATTGGTTGGTCCTCCCCTGGGATATTTTCTGTTTTGTTCGGCTCTCTGACCTCATTGCGAGGAGCGAAGCGACGAAGCAATCCATTCTTCCCTTGTGCCGTGAGATGGACTGCTTCGCTGCGCTCGCAATGACGTATTACCGCTAGTCGGATTACGGCTAGTAAATCGAAGGCTCCTCCACCGGGGCGCCAAATCCGGTCTCCAGAAAATCGAAATCGCAGCCTTCATTGGCCTGCTTGATATGCCTGGTGAACATCCAGCCATAGCCGCGCTCGTAACGCGGCTCCGGCGCCTTCCATGCGGCGCGGCGTTTTGCCAGTTCGGCCTCAGGCACATCGAGGTTGATGGTGCGTGCGTTGACATCAAGCGTGATCTTGTCGCCGGTTCGCACCAGCGCCAGCGGCCCGCCGATATAGGATTCCGGCGAGACGTGCAGGATGCAGGCGCCGTAACTGGTGCCGCTCATGCGCGCGTCCGACAGCCGCACCATGTCGCGCACGCCCTGTTTCACGAGTTTTGTGGGAATCGGCAGCATGCCCCATTCCGGCATGCCCGGCCCACCCTGCGGACCGGCATTGCGCAGGATCAGCACATGGTCGGCGGTCACATCCAGATTCGGATCGTCGATCGCCTTCTTCATGGAGGGATAATCGTCGAACACCAGCGCCGGGCCGGTATGCTTGAGGAAACGCAGCTCGCAGGCACTGGGCTTGATGACGCAGCCGTCGGGGGCGAGATTGCCCTTGAGCACGGCGAGCGCGCCCTCGGCGTAGATCGGATCCTTGACGGTGCGGATGACGTCGTCGTTGTAGACTTCCGCGCGCGCGATATTCTCGCCGAGAGTCTGGCCGGTCACCGTCATGACGTCGAGATGCAGATGCTCCCGGATGCGGCTCATCAGGCCCGGCAGGCCGCCGGCATAGAAGAAATCCTCCATCAGATATTTGTCGCCGCTCGGCCGCACATTGGCGATCACGGGCACCTTGCGGCTGGCCTTTTCGAAATCGTCGAGCCCGATGTCCTGGCCGGCGCGGCGCGCCTGGGCGATCAGATGGATGATCGCATTGGTCGAACAGCCCATCGCCATCGCGACCGTGATGGCATTCTCGAACGCCTCGCGGGTCTGGATCTTGTCCGGCGTCAGATCTTCCCACACCATTTCGACGATGCGGCGACCGCATTCCGACGCCATGCGGATATGACCGGCGTCGGCGGCGGGGATCGAGGACGCGCCTGGCAAGGTCATGCCGAGCGATTCCGCGATTGCCGTCATGGTCGACGCCGTGCCCATGGTCATGCAGGTGCCGTAGCTGCGGGCGATACCGGCTTCGACATCAACCCAGTCCTTGTCGGAGATTTTCCCCGCCCGCCGCTCGTCCCAGTATTTCCAGGCGTCCGAGCCCGAACCCAGCGTCTTGCCCTTCCAGTTGCCGCGCAGCATCGGGCCCGCGGGCAGATAGATCGTCGGCAGGCCCATGCTGGTAGCGCCGAGCAGGAGGCCCGGCGTGGTCTTGTCGCAGCCCCCCATCAGCACGACACCATCGACGGGATGGCCGCGAAGCAATTCCTCGGCGTCCATCGCCAGCATGTTGCGGTAGAGCATGGTGGTCGGCTTCAAAAACGATTCCGACAGCGACAGCGCCGGCAGCTCCATTGGAAAGCCGCCCGCCATCAGGATGCCGCGCTTGACGTCGTCGACGCGCGATTTGAAATGCATGTGGCAGGGCTGCGCGTCGGACCAGGTGTTGAGGATTGCAATGACCGGCCGGCCCTTCCATTCCTCCGGCGCGTAGCCCATCTGCATCGCGCGCGAGCGATGACCGAAGGCGCGGAGATCGTCGGGCGCGAACCAGCGCGCGCTGCGGAGTTCGGCGGGGTTCTTTTTGTTGCTCATGATTGTGTGCCCCATTTCTGGACGGTGTTGCGCTCGATCGTGCGGAAGATCAGGTTCTCCACGATCAGGCCAATGACGATCACGGTCAACAGGCCGGCGAACACGGCAGGTATATCCAGGAGGTTGCGGTTCTCGAAGATGAACCAGCCGAGCCCGCCCTGCCCCGACGACACGCCGAACACCAGTTCGGCGGCGATCAGCGTGCGCCAGGCAAACGCCCAGCCGATCTTAAGTCCGGTCAGGATCGAGCCGAACGCCGCCGGAATGAGAATGCGCGCGACATAAGGCAAACCGCGCAGGCCGTAGTTGCGGCCGACCATGCGCAGGGTGTTCGACACGCTCTTGAAGCCGGAATGGGTGTTGAGCGCGACCGGCCACAGCACCGAATGGATCAGCACGAACACGAGGCTGCCGTTGCCGAGGCCGAACCAGATCAGCGCCAATGGCAGCAGCGCAATCGCCGGCAGCGGGTTGAACATCGCCGTGATGGTTTCGAGAAAATCCGTGCCGATCCGGGTCGAGATCGCAAGGACAGTGAAGATCGCCGCGAGCACGATGCCGGCAGCATAGCCCATGAACAGCACCTTTAGCGACGCCCAGGCGCGCAAGGGAATGGTGCCGTCGCGCACCCGGTCGAACATCGTCAGGATCGTGTCGTGGAAGGTCGGAAACAGCAGCGGATTGTCGAGAACGGTGCCGTAGAGTTCCCACGCCAGGGCGAGGAAGATGATGATCACGGATTTGCGGACGAAGCCGTCGTTCCACAACAGCTCCGGCACCGTCAGCCTGCGCTCGACTTCGGCCGGAATGACCGCCGCCAAATCAGCGGCATCGCGCAGCAGGATTTTTGCCTCGCCCATCGCGCGCTCCCCTCAATGTGCCGTGACAGCGTCGGCGAACAGGAGATCGTGGATCTGTTTCTCCAGCCGTGCAGCGCTGCCGTCCTCGCCGGATACCCGATCGACGTCGATGACCTCGGCCTTGACCCGGCCGGGATGCGGTGACAGCAGCAGGATGCGGTTGCCGATCTTGATCGCTTCCGCGATCGAATGGGTGACGAACAGGACGGTGAATTTGGTTTCCGCCCAGAGCTGCAGCAACTCGTCCTGGCAGGTGCGCCGCGTCAGCGCGTCGAGGGCAGCGAACGGCTCGTCCATAAGCAAAATGTCCGGCTCCATCGCCATGCCGCGCGCGATCGCCACGCGCTGCTTCATGCCGCCGGACAGCGTGTGCGGATAGGCATCGACAACACGGGTGAGGCTGACCTTCTCGATATAGGCGCGCGCCCGCATCTCGGCGTCCTTGCGCGGCAGGCGGCGCGTCATCAGCAGCGGAAACATCACGTTTTCCAGCACCGTCTTCCACGGCAGCAACTGGTCGAACTCCTGGAAGATCATCATCCGATCGGCGCCGGGCTCTGAAATCTCCCGGCCTGAAATCTGCATCTTGCCTTCGCTTGGCTTCATGTAGCCGCCGACCGCTTTCAGCAGCGTCGACTTGCCGCAGCCGGAAGGGCCGAGCAGCACGAAGCGATCGGAACGATCGACCGTGAAGCTGACCCGCTCGGTCGCGGTCACCACCGCGCTCGAAGTCTTGTAGCGCAGCGTTACGTCACTGACATCGAGAAGCGCGGCCATGTCGATCAATTGCCCTTCAGGTCGTGCGCGACCGGCAGATAGTAATCGGTGAAGGCTTTGGGCATGGTCTTCAGCGTGCCGACCTTGAACAGATGGGCGGCAAATTTCATGGTGCCCTGCGGCTGCAGGTTCCACTCCATCATGCCGGGCTCCTTGAGCCATGCCAGGAGATCGTCGACGCTGGTCTTGTCGCCGGTGACCTCCTTGTAGATCTCGACAGCAGCCTTGGTGTCGCTGCGGATCAGGTCCTGCGCCTCCTTGGTGGCGTCACGCACCGCCTGCACGATCTTCGGGTTGGCGTCGGCAAATTTCGTCGTGGTGAAGAACTGCGCCTGGCTGAGCGGACCACCCATCACGTCGGGTGACGACAGCACCACATGTGCGCCGGGGACGTTCTTCAGTTCGAGGAACGTGAACGGCGGGATCGAGAAATGATTGCGCACTTCGTGCTGCGTGTTGGTCAACGCCACATAGGCGTCGGGATGGCCGAGCTGCACGGTACTGGAATCGAGCTTGGACCATTGGTCGGCGCCGAAGGTTTCGGCCGCCGCGATCTGCAGCACGATCGCCTGCGTCGAGACCTTGACGGTGGGCACCGCGATCTTGTCGTTCGGGCCGAAATCCTTGATCGACTTGATATTCGGATCGCGACTGATCAGCGTCATTGGCTGCGCCGAGGTGGCGACGATGCCCTTGACGCCGCCGCGGGTGCGATCCCACAGCAGCAGGAGATTACCGGTCCCGGTGTTGAGGATGTCGACGCTGCCGGCGAGCAATGCATCGGTCTGCGCGCCGCCCCCACTCAAGTTGATCCATTTGGTGGTGACGCCGGGAACGCCGAGGGAAGCCGCATGCTTCTCGATCAGCTTGTTCTTTTCCATGATGTGCGAGGGCATGTAGAAAATGCCAGGCTGCCGCGACAACGTGACCTCCGACTTCTGCTGGGCCGATGCCTGAGAGCCCGGCAGCAACATCAGCATCGCAACGGCGCCCGCGCTCCACATCCTGCTTTTCATTGTGCATCTCCTCCGGTGTCTCGTTGACGCTTCTGGGGAGATGCACTAATGTATTAGTGCATCTGAAGCAAGTCCCCTAACCGGCCGGTCGCCTGATGGCTCCCCCGCAAATCGTCTCCCGCCGCACGACGGCGCGGTCCGTCGACCGGCTTGATCGCGATCGCCAGGCAGCGCCACAAGTGTTCGAGCGCCTGCGCAGCATGATTATTTCGCTGGAACTGCCGCCGGGATCGCCATTGTCGCGCGCAGCCTTGGCCGGCCAGTTCGGCGTCAGCTCGACGCCGATCCGCGATGCGCTGATGCGGCTCGAGGAGGAAGGCCTCGTCGAGGTGTTCCCGCAATATGCAACTGTGGTCAGCCGGGTCGACGTGCGGCTGGCGCAGCAGGCGCATTTCCTGCGGCAGGCGGTCGAACTCGAAATCGTGCGCGGGCTTGCGATCCAGCACGATGGGACGCTCGTCGCCGAGCTTCACGCGACGATTGCCCGCCAGCAGCAATATGCAAAAGCCGGCGACTTCGAAAAATTCATGGCCGCCGACAACGAGTTCCACAGCCAGCTCTATACGGCCGCCGACAAGCAGGACATCTGGGGGCTGGTGCGCAGCCGCAGCGGGCATATCGACCGGCTGCGCCGGATGCATCTGCCCTCGCCCGGCAAGGCGCAGGATATCGTGCGGCATCACAGACTGATCGTGAAGGCAATCGATGCCGGCGAGCCTGACGAGGCGCAGAAGCATCTGCGCACGCATTTGTCGGGCACGCTCAGCGAGCTCGCCCGGATTCGGGCGCGTTACCCGGAATATCTCAGCAACTGATCCTTGCTTATTCCCTGCCGCGCCTTGCGGCCTCGCTGCATGCGCAGGCCTCACACGGGCGAATCACGCTGCCCACGCAGCGCTTCATATTTGTCCGCCCGGCAAGATGCGGATAACTGCGTTTTTATCCCGGCTTTTTGACGGCCGGCCGGAACGTTCCTGCCGGCGAAGCAGTTGCGACAGGGCGAGAATTCGGCAAAACTCGCAACCTGCCGTTGACTTGACCCCAGCGGGGGCGCGGAGAACTTTTTACTTTGGCAAGAATACTGGTCGTGGATGACGATGTGGCGGTCCAGATGACCATCCGCCTGTTGCTGGAACGCGCAGGCCATAGCGTGGTCACTGCCGGTGACGGGCGAAAGGGCCTGGCATTGTGTCAGACCGGAGATTTCGACCTGTTGTTCCTCGACATTTTCATGCCGGGAATGGACGGATTTGAAACCATGCGGATGGTTCGCCTGCAGCAGCCGGAGATTCCGATCATCGTCATTTCCGGGCGGCCGGTCTCTTCGGAAGCAGACTCGGCGCCGGACTTCCTGACCATGGCGACCAAACTCGGAGCGGTCTCCAGCCTGCAGAAGCCGTTCCGGCCAGCCGACCTCCTGGCAGCCGTCACGGGCTCCCTGGAAGCCGCCGGGCGCGGTTCGCCATCGCGCGGCGGTGTTGCTTCCTCCCCGTAATGCGCCATAGCATCCGATTCGTCCGGCGGCTCGCCGGGCCGGAGCGGGAGGGCGAGCGAACAGCGACATGACGCTCACAACCAGGCTTGCCATCGCTATGGTTGCGCTGGTCGCGATCGCGGTTACCGCGGTCGGATGGCTGAGCTATCGCAACCTCGAACAGGCGCTGCTGCAGCGGGCCCGCGACCGCATCGAGACGCATTCGCGGCAGGTCGCGACCGATCTCGAATACTACGCGGCCAGCGCGACCGGAGATGTTGCGGGCTTTCGTTCGGCGGTGGCGCTAAATGGACTGGTCCGCGCCCGCCAGGCGGGCGGCATCGATCCGATCGACGGCGTCTCCGAAAAAACCTGGCGCGACCGGATCGCATCGCGTTTCGCGGCGGAACTCGAAGCCAAGCCCACCTACGCGATGTTTCGGATCATCGGCCTCGACGACGGCGGCCGCGAGTTGGTCCGCGTCGACCGCAATGGACCGAACGGCACGGTGCGCATCGTTTCCGAAGCCGCCTTGCAGAAGCGAGCCGACCGCGTCTACTTCCAGGAAACGATCCGGCTCGGTCCCAACCAAATCTACGTCTCGCCGCTGGATCTCGGTCGCTTCAATGGACTGATCGAGGAGGTGCACCGGCCGACAATTCGCGTCGCGACGCCGATCTTCGCGAACGACGGCAAACTGTTCGGCATTTTCATGGTCAATGTCGACATGCGGCGCGCGTTCGACCGTGTCAGATCATCGGTGTTGCCCGGCGAGACGATCTATGTCGTCAACCAGTCAGGCGACTATCTCATTCATCCGGATCGCTCGCGGGAATTCGGCGCGCTGCTCGGCAAGCCGAATGATTGGAAAGCAGACTTCCCTCATCTGGCGTCGCGGGCAGGAGCAAAGCAAGGCAGTGCCGAGATCGTACCGGACCATACCGCCCGATCCAACGGGATCGCGTTTGCACCCGCCATCCTAGCCGGTTCCGAATGGGCTGCGGTGATCGAGACCACCCCTAACGCCGTGATCATGGCGCCGGCTGCGAGCATCAGGAACACCTCCCTTCTGGTCGGCGCGATCGCGGTGTTGTCAGCTGCCATGCTGGCGCTGCTGATCGCGAGGTCGCTGACCCGGCCGATCGTCCGGCTGACCGAAGCCGTTCAGGGGGTGGCCCGCAAGGGGAAGGTCGCCATTCCGGTCGACGCAGGCGGCGAGACCGGCGTGCTCGCGCGCGCGTTTGCGCAAGCGATCGAGGAAGTGAATGCGAAAACGGTTGCGCTCGAACAGGAGGTCCAGGAGCATCGTCGCACCGTAGCGGCGCGCGACCATCATGCCGAGCGGGAACGGCTGTTCAGCGCGGCGGTCGAGTCCTCCAACGACGCCATCATCACGATGTCGCTCGACGGCACCATCACCGGCTGGAACTCGGCGGCGGAGCGGCTGTTCGGATACAGCGCGGCGGAAGCCGCGGGCAACAACATCACGCTGCTCGTGCCCGAAGATCGGCTGCCGGAGCTGCAGGATGCGCTGCGCCGGATCGGCTGGGGCGAAAGCATCGAGCACAGTGAAACGGAGCGGATGCGAAAAGGCGGCCAGCGGATCGAAGTCTCGCTCAGCATCTCCCCGATCAAGTCGCCCTCAGGCGCGACCATCGGCATCTCGAAGGTGGCGCGCGACATCACCGAAATCAACAAGACCAGGCAGGTGCTGCGGCAGCAGACCGAAGAGCTTCGCCGCATCTTCGAGACCTCGCAGGATCTGATCATGGTGATGGATTGCCGCGGATTCCTGGTTCAGATCAGCCCGAGCTGCGAGGCCATATTGGGTTATCGGCCGGCGGAAATGATCGGCCGCAGTGGCGAGGATTTCATTCATCCCGACCATCTTGAGACCTCCCGCCAGGAAATGCGCGCGGCACGGCGCGGGCAGCGCCCGAAGATTTCCGATACGCGCTGCATCCACAAGGACGGGCGGGAGGTGTGGCTGTCATGGCTCGGAACATGGTCCGAGCCGGCCAAGCGCTTCTTCTTCGTCGGCCGCGACATGACCGAGAGCCGGCTGGCGCAGGAGGCGCTGCGCGAAAGCGAACGACTGGCGCGCGGCATCGTCAACACGGCGCTCGATGCCTTCGTCCAGATCGACGAGCAGGGCTTCATCCGGGAATGGAATGCACAGGCCGAAAATATCTTTGGATGGTCGCGCGATGAAGCGCTCGGGAAGAACGTGTTCGAACTGATGGGCCAGCCGGACGGGCAAGGCCCTCTCAAGAAAGCCCTGCAATCCTTCCTGCTTTCCGGCAACGAGGTGGTCCGTCAGCCCCGCCGCGAACTCGAGATAAGGCGACGGGACGGAAAGAAAATCACCGCGGAGCTGAGCATCGCCGCGCTGAGGACGCGCGGTGGCTTCGTCTTCAACGGATTCGTCCGCGATCTCACCGACAGGATCGCGGCCGAGGAGCGGATCAGACAGGCCGAGAAAATGGAGGCGATGGGCCAGCTCACCGGCGGCATCGCGCACGACTTCAACAATATCCTGACCGTGATCACGGGAACGATCGAAATCCTGGCCGATGCCGTCAAGGGCGAACCGCAGCTTGCCGCCATCACGCGAATGATCGACGAGGCCGCCTCGCGCGGCGCCGACCTCACCCAGCACCTGCTCGCGTTCGCGCGCAAGCAGCCGCTCGAACCGAAGGTAACCGACGTCAACACGCTGATCATCGACACCGCGAAACTGCTGCAGCGGACGCTCGGCGAGCATGTCGAGATCGAATCCGTGTTCGATGAAGAGGCCTGTCCGGCGATCGTCGATCCCAATCAGCTCGCCACCGCGATCCTCAATCTGGCCCTCAACGCCCGCGACGCGATGCCTGACGGCGGCAAGCTGATCATCGAGACCGGCTTCGTCGTGCTCGATGACAATTATGCGCGGATGCACAGCGACGTCCGGCCCGGCCGCTACGCGATGATCGCGGTGAGCGACACCGGGAACGGCATCCCGGCCGCGATGCTCGACAAGGTATTCAATCCGTTCTTCACGTCGAAGGGTCCCGGCAAGGGCACCGGCCTTGGGCTGAGCATGGTATACGGCTTCATCAAGCAATCGGCCGGCCACATCATGATCTACAGCGAGGAAGGCCACGGCACGACGATCAGGATGTATCTGCCGCCGGCCACGGGCGCATTGCCGGCGGCCGAACTGTCACTGGCGCCGGCCGTCGAGGGCGGCCACGAAACGATTCTGGTGGTGGAGGACGACAAGCTGGTGCGCGACTACGTTTTGGCGCAACTGCATTCGCTCGGTTACGTCACGCTGGATGCGGCGAACGCGACCGAGGCGCTTGCGCTGGTCCACGCCGGGCATGCGTTCGACCTGCTGTTCACCGACGTGATCATGCCCGGCATGAACGGCCGCCAGCTCGCCGACGAAATATTGAAGGTCAAGCCCGGCCTGAGCGTGTTGTTCACCTCGGGCTATACCGAGAATGCCATCATTCATCACGGCCGGCTCGACGAAGGCGTATTGCTGCTCGCCAAGCCCTACCGGAAATCGGATATGGCGATCATGATCCGCAAAGCGCTCGCCGATTGATGACGGCGCCGCCGCGTCCGGCGCAGACTTGATCCGACACGCGCTTGATCCGACGCAGAGATGATCCGACACACCGAGATGATCCGACGCATTGCGTTGGATCAGGCTTGCCTGCGATCAGGCCTGTGTGCCTGCAATCAAAGCTCCAATCAAACCTGACCCTGACGCTGGGTAGTCATCACGATCCGGACCAGGTCGGCGGCATTTCGCGCGCCGAGCTTCTTCATGATATTGGCGCGGTGATCCTCGATCGTGCGCGGGCTGATCCCGAGATGCCGCCCCGCTTCCTTGTTGGAAGCGCCGGCGGTGAACTGTTCCAGCACCTCGCGTTCGCGCCGCGTGAGCGGTTCGCGTCCGGGAAAATGCAGGGTTGCAATCCGCGATGGCGCGTTTTGCGCCTGCCGGCGCACGTAAGCCTCGATCGCCTCATCGAGCCGCGCCACGATTTCGCTGCCGCGAAACGGTTTTTCGATGAAGTCCAGCGCGCCGCTCTTGATGGCGCTGACCGCCATGGCGATGTCGCCCTGCCCCGAGATCATGAAGATCGGCGCGGGGTAATCCTCACCATGAAGCTCTTTCAGGATATCGAGGCCGGACTTCCCGG is from Bradyrhizobium sp. AZCC 2176 and encodes:
- a CDS encoding PAS domain S-box protein — encoded protein: MTLTTRLAIAMVALVAIAVTAVGWLSYRNLEQALLQRARDRIETHSRQVATDLEYYAASATGDVAGFRSAVALNGLVRARQAGGIDPIDGVSEKTWRDRIASRFAAELEAKPTYAMFRIIGLDDGGRELVRVDRNGPNGTVRIVSEAALQKRADRVYFQETIRLGPNQIYVSPLDLGRFNGLIEEVHRPTIRVATPIFANDGKLFGIFMVNVDMRRAFDRVRSSVLPGETIYVVNQSGDYLIHPDRSREFGALLGKPNDWKADFPHLASRAGAKQGSAEIVPDHTARSNGIAFAPAILAGSEWAAVIETTPNAVIMAPAASIRNTSLLVGAIAVLSAAMLALLIARSLTRPIVRLTEAVQGVARKGKVAIPVDAGGETGVLARAFAQAIEEVNAKTVALEQEVQEHRRTVAARDHHAERERLFSAAVESSNDAIITMSLDGTITGWNSAAERLFGYSAAEAAGNNITLLVPEDRLPELQDALRRIGWGESIEHSETERMRKGGQRIEVSLSISPIKSPSGATIGISKVARDITEINKTRQVLRQQTEELRRIFETSQDLIMVMDCRGFLVQISPSCEAILGYRPAEMIGRSGEDFIHPDHLETSRQEMRAARRGQRPKISDTRCIHKDGREVWLSWLGTWSEPAKRFFFVGRDMTESRLAQEALRESERLARGIVNTALDAFVQIDEQGFIREWNAQAENIFGWSRDEALGKNVFELMGQPDGQGPLKKALQSFLLSGNEVVRQPRRELEIRRRDGKKITAELSIAALRTRGGFVFNGFVRDLTDRIAAEERIRQAEKMEAMGQLTGGIAHDFNNILTVITGTIEILADAVKGEPQLAAITRMIDEAASRGADLTQHLLAFARKQPLEPKVTDVNTLIIDTAKLLQRTLGEHVEIESVFDEEACPAIVDPNQLATAILNLALNARDAMPDGGKLIIETGFVVLDDNYARMHSDVRPGRYAMIAVSDTGNGIPAAMLDKVFNPFFTSKGPGKGTGLGLSMVYGFIKQSAGHIMIYSEEGHGTTIRMYLPPATGALPAAELSLAPAVEGGHETILVVEDDKLVRDYVLAQLHSLGYVTLDAANATEALALVHAGHAFDLLFTDVIMPGMNGRQLADEILKVKPGLSVLFTSGYTENAIIHHGRLDEGVLLLAKPYRKSDMAIMIRKALAD
- a CDS encoding response regulator; protein product: MARILVVDDDVAVQMTIRLLLERAGHSVVTAGDGRKGLALCQTGDFDLLFLDIFMPGMDGFETMRMVRLQQPEIPIIVISGRPVSSEADSAPDFLTMATKLGAVSSLQKPFRPADLLAAVTGSLEAAGRGSPSRGGVASSP
- a CDS encoding response regulator transcription factor, whose amino-acid sequence is MAEKAPSRGEIFVVDDDPAVRDTLSMVLTAGGYQVICFADGAALLAVARTRTPSCILLDVHIPGKSGLDILKELHGEDYPAPIFMISGQGDIAMAVSAIKSGALDFIEKPFRGSEIVARLDEAIEAYVRRQAQNAPSRIATLHFPGREPLTRREREVLEQFTAGASNKEAGRHLGISPRTIEDHRANIMKKLGARNAADLVRIVMTTQRQGQV
- a CDS encoding ABC transporter ATP-binding protein; its protein translation is MAALLDVSDVTLRYKTSSAVVTATERVSFTVDRSDRFVLLGPSGCGKSTLLKAVGGYMKPSEGKMQISGREISEPGADRMMIFQEFDQLLPWKTVLENVMFPLLMTRRLPRKDAEMRARAYIEKVSLTRVVDAYPHTLSGGMKQRVAIARGMAMEPDILLMDEPFAALDALTRRTCQDELLQLWAETKFTVLFVTHSIAEAIKIGNRILLLSPHPGRVKAEVIDVDRVSGEDGSAARLEKQIHDLLFADAVTAH
- a CDS encoding ABC transporter permease — translated: MGEAKILLRDAADLAAVIPAEVERRLTVPELLWNDGFVRKSVIIIFLALAWELYGTVLDNPLLFPTFHDTILTMFDRVRDGTIPLRAWASLKVLFMGYAAGIVLAAIFTVLAISTRIGTDFLETITAMFNPLPAIALLPLALIWFGLGNGSLVFVLIHSVLWPVALNTHSGFKSVSNTLRMVGRNYGLRGLPYVARILIPAAFGSILTGLKIGWAFAWRTLIAAELVFGVSSGQGGLGWFIFENRNLLDIPAVFAGLLTVIVIGLIVENLIFRTIERNTVQKWGTQS
- the araD gene encoding L-arabinonate dehydratase; its protein translation is MSNKKNPAELRSARWFAPDDLRAFGHRSRAMQMGYAPEEWKGRPVIAILNTWSDAQPCHMHFKSRVDDVKRGILMAGGFPMELPALSLSESFLKPTTMLYRNMLAMDAEELLRGHPVDGVVLMGGCDKTTPGLLLGATSMGLPTIYLPAGPMLRGNWKGKTLGSGSDAWKYWDERRAGKISDKDWVDVEAGIARSYGTCMTMGTASTMTAIAESLGMTLPGASSIPAADAGHIRMASECGRRIVEMVWEDLTPDKIQTREAFENAITVAMAMGCSTNAIIHLIAQARRAGQDIGLDDFEKASRKVPVIANVRPSGDKYLMEDFFYAGGLPGLMSRIREHLHLDVMTVTGQTLGENIARAEVYNDDVIRTVKDPIYAEGALAVLKGNLAPDGCVIKPSACELRFLKHTGPALVFDDYPSMKKAIDDPNLDVTADHVLILRNAGPQGGPGMPEWGMLPIPTKLVKQGVRDMVRLSDARMSGTSYGACILHVSPESYIGGPLALVRTGDKITLDVNARTINLDVPEAELAKRRAAWKAPEPRYERGYGWMFTRHIKQANEGCDFDFLETGFGAPVEEPSIY
- a CDS encoding GntR family transcriptional regulator; the encoded protein is MAPPQIVSRRTTARSVDRLDRDRQAAPQVFERLRSMIISLELPPGSPLSRAALAGQFGVSSTPIRDALMRLEEEGLVEVFPQYATVVSRVDVRLAQQAHFLRQAVELEIVRGLAIQHDGTLVAELHATIARQQQYAKAGDFEKFMAADNEFHSQLYTAADKQDIWGLVRSRSGHIDRLRRMHLPSPGKAQDIVRHHRLIVKAIDAGEPDEAQKHLRTHLSGTLSELARIRARYPEYLSN
- a CDS encoding ABC transporter substrate-binding protein → MWSAGAVAMLMLLPGSQASAQQKSEVTLSRQPGIFYMPSHIMEKNKLIEKHAASLGVPGVTTKWINLSGGGAQTDALLAGSVDILNTGTGNLLLLWDRTRGGVKGIVATSAQPMTLISRDPNIKSIKDFGPNDKIAVPTVKVSTQAIVLQIAAAETFGADQWSKLDSSTVQLGHPDAYVALTNTQHEVRNHFSIPPFTFLELKNVPGAHVVLSSPDVMGGPLSQAQFFTTTKFADANPKIVQAVRDATKEAQDLIRSDTKAAVEIYKEVTGDKTSVDDLLAWLKEPGMMEWNLQPQGTMKFAAHLFKVGTLKTMPKAFTDYYLPVAHDLKGN
- a CDS encoding SMP-30/gluconolactonase/LRE family protein, with protein sequence MNMSRRNLLAGAGAAAASTLLGRAAGAQSFPFTPNQRYPDPAVQILDPSFAKYRIYSSTVEQVATGMRWAEGPAYFPEGGYLLFSDIPNNRIMKFDEKTNQTSVFRANANYANGNARDRQGRLVTCEHSVTRRITRTEKDGKITVLADKFEGKRLNAPNDIVVKSDDTIWFTDPLFGINGEWEGKKEKPEQATTNVYRLTKDGKLTAVITDIVNPNGLAFSPDEKKLYVVEWKGTPNRSIWSFDVNADGTVGGKTKLIDAADQGALDGFRVDRDGNLWCGWGSNGALQSEATDVGGRRVYQLKGKPEDLDGVMVFSPAGKPLAHIRLPERCANLAFGGPKNSRLYMTSCHSVYALYVESHGAV